AAGCGAAGTTATAACCATTGGTAGTATCATAAGGGGAATGGTTTATTTGCTAGGGATAGATCCTGAATTTAAATATAAAGAGGAGTATATTAAGTTTTTGTATGCTGCAAATCCACAAGTAGAGGAATATGTGCTTGTAGAGGGGCTAAAGTACTTAAACAGCTACAAATTGTTGGAGGGTATTATCTTTTTTAAGGCTTTAGTTTTCTTAAACCCTAACAGTGTAGAAGGTTTACTAAATTATGCACTAGCTTTATTAGACTACAGGGACCAAGAGCTTGTAGATAAGAAAAAAAATTATAAACTTTTTACAAAGGAAGCCCAAGAGAAATTAGAAACATTGTTGAACTTAGACCCTCAACAACCTTTGGCCTACTATTATCTGGGATTTATATATAAAGATCAAAAAGCCTTCAATAAAGCAAAGTTTCATTGGGAAAAAGCAATGCTATTAGATTTAGATGAAGGAATCAAGGAGCAAATAAAAGAATGCTTGTTCCAACTGGAGGATATGGCTCAGTATGAGAGGGGATACGAGACCATCTTAGCAGGAAAGCCAGAGGAAGGATTACCCCTGCTGGAGGGACTTTATGAGAAATATCAAGGATGGTGGAACTTGGTATTTTTTGTAGGTTTAGGGCATCGACAGCTGGGTAACTTTCATGAGGCCATTCAATATTTTAAAAGAGTTTTAGAATTAAACAAAGACCAGTTGGATGCGATGGTGGAATTAGGCCTGTGTTATGGAGGTCTTGGGGAGTTACAGAAGGCTATAGAGTACTTTCATAGGGCGATAGAAATAGGTGGGGAAGATAGTGAGATACTATGTAATTTAGCGATGATGTATATGGAAATCGGAGATCTTCAGAAGGCTGGAGAATCTATCAGCGCTTCTTTAAGACTAAATCCAGAGGATGAGATTACGCTGGCATGTAAAAACAAGCTGGAGGCTATGAAGTAAAAAGCTTTATTTGGAACATAAAAACCATTTTAGATTTTAATAATCTAAAATGGTTTTTTGTGTTTTCGAAAGAAAAAGATTTGTCTAAAAATGTTTGGACTTTAAAGAAAAAATGCTCGAAATTTGGACTGCTTAAAGAAAAAAATGCTCAAAAATTGGACAAAAATTTATTTACACATAAAGAATGGTAGTTATAGCAAAGGATTTTAGCGTTGGCATAGGAATTGCAATATAAATAGCAAAACCTTTTGTTAAGGATTGTTAAGGAAAAATTTATTAGGAATGGGTAGCAGAAGGGCGTATAGGTTCATGTAGTAAGAATGTAAGCTTCAAGAAGTAAATTGCTCAAAAAATGGACACACTCCAAAACAACATGTACAAAAATTGGACAAATATCATTTTTAAAAATCTAAGAATCTAGTATTTTCAGTCCCTTTAGAGTTTGGCATGAAGTTTGCTTTATATAATAAAAAAGAAACTTCTAAATAAATATACTAACGTTGTTGAAAACGTTATTGAAAAAACTCTGGAAAGGGGAATGGAAATTGAAACTTGTTTCTGTTAAAGACGCAGTGGGGATGGTGCTGGCTCATGATATGACCCAAATTATTCCTGGAAAGTCAAAAGACGCAGCCTTTAGAAAGGGTCACATCATCACATCAAAAGATGTCCCGCAGCTTTTAAGTATGGGAAAAGATCATATCTATATTTTTGAATTAAAATCAAATCATCTCCATGAAAACGATGCAGCTATGAGAATGGCAACAGCAGCAGGAAATGGCATTGTTCTTTCTGAGCCGAAGGAAGGCAAAGTAGACTTATTGTCATCCTATGATGGTTTAGTGAAGGTGAATCATAGAGCTTTGCATGCTATTAATGAAGAAATAGAAGTGATGTTTGCCACCATCCATACCAACCA
The sequence above is drawn from the Clostridium formicaceticum genome and encodes:
- a CDS encoding tetratricopeptide repeat protein; this encodes MKFLIDAYLLKKTEELSFVHLKHDAALKIKAYHLPSAGLDVPILTTELAENIKKKKESEVITIGSIIRGMVYLLGIDPEFKYKEEYIKFLYAANPQVEEYVLVEGLKYLNSYKLLEGIIFFKALVFLNPNSVEGLLNYALALLDYRDQELVDKKKNYKLFTKEAQEKLETLLNLDPQQPLAYYYLGFIYKDQKAFNKAKFHWEKAMLLDLDEGIKEQIKECLFQLEDMAQYERGYETILAGKPEEGLPLLEGLYEKYQGWWNLVFFVGLGHRQLGNFHEAIQYFKRVLELNKDQLDAMVELGLCYGGLGELQKAIEYFHRAIEIGGEDSEILCNLAMMYMEIGDLQKAGESISASLRLNPEDEITLACKNKLEAMK